A genomic region of Deinococcus misasensis DSM 22328 contains the following coding sequences:
- a CDS encoding sugar ABC transporter permease has protein sequence MSGSVPKNQEKFKPYVHREPSIIEKALPWVVFLGVVGFVIYLGSVLFSPEHYRAPLFPTIVRVENGWVTALMWLLGAVGALGLVAFLTTLFMKNVRGRKNMSFWAILGDQVTHLTLWIVIFGTIYPLFYVLAASFDPRNSLYNTRMVESENLLVRSKVLPDFSQVSWENYEKLIYGVQLAPWHWGFIIAAVVGLVALLVINLYSRITSDTRSLKVAHAWVTRAVLASIALLVITLTPAQFTGPDNENKFLLHIRNTLLVSGITGAMAVLLSTTGGYAVARFTFPGRYQTMLTFVFLQMIPTVIGLVAVYFLLSSFDLSNTFTGLILAYAGGSVAFNIWIFKGYVEGLPISLEEAALVDGASRWQVFTQVILPLSGPMLVFMFLNTFIGTYAEFILASVVLTGVENWTVGISLRSFTSGQFSTKWGIFAAASVVGALPIVALFYTFQQYFVGGQVAGGVKE, from the coding sequence ATGAGCGGGAGCGTTCCGAAAAACCAGGAAAAATTCAAACCCTACGTTCACAGAGAGCCCAGCATCATTGAGAAAGCCTTGCCATGGGTGGTCTTTCTGGGTGTGGTTGGCTTTGTGATCTATCTGGGCAGTGTGCTCTTCAGCCCAGAGCATTACCGTGCACCTCTCTTTCCAACCATTGTCCGTGTGGAAAACGGCTGGGTGACGGCCCTGATGTGGCTTTTGGGAGCCGTGGGTGCTCTGGGATTGGTGGCCTTTTTGACCACCCTGTTCATGAAGAACGTGCGTGGTCGCAAAAACATGAGTTTCTGGGCGATTCTGGGCGATCAGGTGACCCACCTGACCCTCTGGATCGTGATTTTTGGGACCATCTACCCTCTGTTTTACGTGCTTGCTGCCAGCTTTGACCCACGCAACAGCCTGTACAACACCCGCATGGTGGAAAGCGAAAACCTGCTGGTGCGTTCCAAGGTGCTGCCGGACTTCAGTCAGGTCAGCTGGGAGAACTACGAGAAGCTGATTTATGGTGTGCAACTGGCCCCCTGGCACTGGGGTTTCATCATTGCTGCGGTGGTGGGTCTGGTGGCTTTGCTGGTCATCAACCTGTACTCCAGAATCACCAGTGACACCCGTTCTCTGAAAGTGGCCCACGCCTGGGTGACCCGAGCTGTGCTGGCTTCCATCGCCCTGCTGGTCATCACCCTGACCCCTGCCCAGTTCACGGGCCCTGACAACGAGAACAAGTTCTTGCTGCACATCCGCAACACCCTGCTGGTCTCTGGAATCACCGGAGCGATGGCGGTCTTGCTGTCCACCACAGGTGGATACGCTGTGGCCCGCTTCACGTTCCCTGGCCGTTACCAGACCATGCTGACCTTCGTGTTCCTGCAGATGATCCCCACCGTGATCGGTCTGGTGGCCGTGTACTTCCTGCTCTCCAGCTTTGACCTGTCCAACACCTTCACCGGTCTGATTCTGGCTTACGCAGGTGGATCGGTGGCCTTCAACATCTGGATCTTCAAAGGTTACGTGGAAGGTCTGCCGATCAGCCTTGAAGAAGCCGCTCTGGTGGATGGTGCCTCCAGATGGCAAGTGTTCACCCAGGTGATCCTGCCCCTCTCTGGACCCATGCTGGTGTTCATGTTCCTCAACACCTTCATCGGAACCTACGCCGAATTCATTCTGGCCAGCGTGGTGCTGACCGGTGTGGAAAACTGGACCGTCGGCATCAGCTTGCGTTCTTTCACCAGTGGTCAGTTCTCCACCAAGTGGGGCATTTTTGCCGCCGCCAGTGTGGTGGGTGCACTTCCCATCGTGGCCCTGTTCTACACCTTCCAGCAGTACTTTGTGGGTGGACAGGTGGCCGGTGGTGTGAAAGAGTAA
- a CDS encoding alpha-amylase family glycosyl hydrolase, with translation MIQNATVWHDHTPGYTEQLGARLGSKVKVRLKSKHQPEHVQLLLPISGEINEFKARAIPALDGEGFWYEADLPLQQSRTPYAWHLTFINDSFYFTQAGVSRVRRGYRDFFQYLAEHNVPEWVFKSCFYQIFVDRFRNGNTETDVRDNEYLYPAPETVEVHNRVDPERASRFVPKPVMKAEWGTPPDRKGDVHAHYGGDLEGITEAIPYLNELGVNALWLTPIFESPSNHKYDTKDYRTVDPHFGGRRAFDEMLARAHMSGIKVILDGVFNHTGDLHAMFQKALYNPGIPERTLFTWHGSDTPTYEAFFGVPTLPKVDYSSELAFQEFIDGPNSVVRYWLKAGIDGWRLDVAQMIGRKGTDEGNLEIHRRLKKAAREENPQAFIFGERFFDAEHALDGRGEDAVMNYHGFGLPVMEWLAQASGSFVPVQARAEEVVDLMWDAYQALPPQVALSQVNLIDSHDVARALYRLGNDKSKLRVALSMLYTYVGVPCMFYGTEVGLTQHEKGTMPFCRVTMPWEEEAWDLDLLSFTKKLIALRKSHKALQQGSLRFLLGSNDTIAYERSYTHENGKVDRVVVAVSNQLNPRIVSLDLPRGTYRNAITGDLVDPERVQLTGSLVLVAE, from the coding sequence ATGATCCAAAACGCTACCGTCTGGCACGATCATACCCCCGGCTACACCGAGCAACTTGGTGCACGGCTGGGCAGCAAGGTCAAAGTGCGCCTCAAGAGCAAGCACCAACCCGAGCACGTTCAGCTGTTGCTTCCCATCAGCGGTGAAATCAACGAATTCAAAGCCAGAGCCATTCCTGCTCTGGATGGAGAAGGCTTCTGGTACGAGGCCGATTTGCCCCTCCAGCAGTCCCGCACCCCTTACGCATGGCACCTGACGTTCATCAACGATTCTTTCTACTTCACGCAGGCCGGGGTGTCGAGGGTCAGAAGGGGATACCGGGATTTCTTCCAGTACCTTGCAGAGCACAACGTTCCAGAGTGGGTCTTCAAAAGCTGCTTCTACCAGATTTTTGTGGACCGCTTCAGAAATGGCAACACCGAAACCGACGTGCGAGACAACGAGTACCTCTATCCTGCTCCAGAAACCGTGGAAGTGCACAACCGTGTGGATCCAGAGCGGGCCAGCCGTTTTGTGCCCAAACCGGTCATGAAAGCCGAGTGGGGCACCCCACCTGACCGCAAAGGTGACGTGCATGCCCATTACGGTGGCGACCTTGAAGGCATCACGGAAGCGATTCCATACCTGAACGAACTCGGGGTCAATGCGCTCTGGCTCACCCCCATCTTCGAGAGCCCCAGCAACCACAAATACGACACCAAAGACTACCGCACTGTGGACCCCCACTTTGGTGGACGTCGGGCCTTTGACGAAATGCTGGCCAGAGCCCACATGTCCGGCATCAAAGTCATTCTGGACGGTGTGTTCAACCACACTGGCGACCTGCATGCCATGTTCCAGAAGGCCCTGTACAACCCCGGCATCCCCGAGCGCACCCTGTTCACCTGGCATGGCAGCGACACCCCCACCTACGAGGCCTTTTTCGGTGTGCCCACCCTGCCCAAAGTGGATTACTCCAGCGAACTGGCTTTTCAGGAGTTCATCGATGGTCCCAACTCGGTGGTGCGTTACTGGCTGAAGGCTGGCATTGACGGCTGGCGTCTGGACGTGGCCCAGATGATCGGACGCAAAGGTACCGATGAAGGCAACCTCGAAATCCACCGCCGGCTGAAAAAAGCCGCCCGTGAAGAAAACCCTCAGGCTTTCATTTTCGGAGAGCGTTTCTTTGATGCCGAACACGCCCTCGACGGACGCGGTGAAGATGCCGTCATGAACTACCACGGTTTCGGTTTGCCTGTGATGGAATGGCTCGCGCAAGCCTCTGGCAGCTTTGTGCCCGTGCAGGCCAGAGCCGAAGAAGTGGTGGACCTGATGTGGGACGCCTATCAGGCCCTGCCCCCTCAGGTGGCCCTGAGTCAGGTGAACCTGATCGATTCCCACGATGTGGCCCGTGCCCTGTACCGCCTCGGGAACGACAAAAGCAAACTGCGTGTGGCCCTTTCCATGTTGTACACCTACGTGGGTGTGCCCTGCATGTTCTACGGCACCGAAGTGGGCCTGACCCAGCACGAAAAAGGCACCATGCCTTTCTGCCGGGTCACCATGCCCTGGGAAGAGGAAGCCTGGGACCTTGATCTGCTTTCCTTCACCAAAAAGCTGATTGCCCTGCGCAAGAGCCACAAAGCCCTGCAACAAGGCAGCCTGCGTTTCCTGCTGGGCAGCAACGATACCATCGCATACGAGCGTTCCTACACCCACGAAAACGGCAAAGTGGACCGGGTGGTGGTGGCCGTCAGCAACCAACTGAACCCCAGAATTGTTTCTCTGGACCTCCCCAGAGGCACTTACCGCAATGCCATCACTGGCGATCTGGTGGACCCCGAGCGGGTTCAGCTCACGGGATCTCTGGTGCTCGTGGCGGAATGA
- a CDS encoding aminotransferase class IV: MRLIPSDHVASLGHCLYTTLRLHDHRLLFWEEHLARLQASMRFFGFAPAWNAAELRVWIEQKAPDSGLCRITVTEQEVLVSFRGFKPIPEQVTVLLTDHVVHPLLGLHKTGNHLPYTLAAQQTFQAGAFEGLMWDASNNHVVDGTRAGFLIQKDGLWTEPLGGLPSVTRQVALQELGVTARAAWITLEDLLNADHLWLCGSGMGVLPVHTLKWKGEERHYASSPLPVQQVGLIPPRAPEIP; this comes from the coding sequence ATGCGCCTCATCCCGAGCGATCACGTTGCTTCTCTGGGCCATTGCCTGTACACCACCCTCCGTTTGCACGACCACCGTTTGCTGTTCTGGGAGGAACATCTGGCACGGCTTCAGGCGTCCATGCGGTTTTTTGGTTTTGCGCCTGCTTGGAACGCTGCCGAATTGCGCGTTTGGATTGAGCAGAAGGCTCCAGACTCGGGTCTGTGCAGGATCACCGTCACCGAACAGGAGGTGCTGGTTTCCTTCAGGGGCTTCAAACCCATTCCAGAGCAGGTCACCGTGCTTTTGACCGACCATGTGGTGCATCCGTTGCTGGGGCTGCACAAGACCGGAAACCATCTGCCTTACACGCTGGCTGCGCAGCAAACCTTTCAGGCAGGGGCCTTTGAGGGCTTGATGTGGGATGCCAGCAACAATCATGTGGTGGACGGAACCAGAGCAGGGTTTTTGATTCAGAAAGATGGCCTCTGGACAGAGCCTCTGGGAGGGCTTCCCAGCGTCACCCGTCAGGTGGCTTTGCAGGAGCTCGGGGTCACTGCAAGGGCAGCATGGATCACCCTAGAAGACCTGCTGAATGCAGACCACTTGTGGTTGTGTGGCTCTGGAATGGGGGTTTTGCCTGTACACACCCTCAAATGGAAAGGAGAGGAACGCCATTATGCGTCCTCTCCTCTGCCCGTTCAGCAGGTGGGGCTCATTCCGCCACGAGCACCAGAGATCCCGTGA
- a CDS encoding anthranilate synthase component II has protein sequence MEVLMVDNYDSFTFNLMRYFLELGVSVTVWRNDQFELADLHTLNPDAIVISPGPSHPRNAGKSLEVIQHFHKSIPILGVCLGHQCIAEVFGAEVRPSGAPVHGKTSRVTHDNTGLFENLPSPLRVTRYHSLIVQNLPEALVGNAWSEDGALMGLQHQQYPTYGVQFHPESAMTDRGHQLLDNFLKLARAFKGHN, from the coding sequence ATGGAAGTCCTGATGGTCGACAACTACGACTCGTTCACCTTCAACCTGATGCGGTACTTTCTGGAGTTGGGGGTCAGCGTGACCGTCTGGCGCAACGACCAATTTGAACTGGCAGACCTGCACACCCTGAACCCTGATGCCATCGTGATCTCTCCCGGCCCGAGCCATCCCAGAAACGCGGGCAAATCTCTGGAGGTCATCCAGCATTTCCACAAAAGCATCCCCATTCTGGGGGTGTGTCTGGGCCACCAGTGCATTGCCGAGGTGTTTGGCGCAGAGGTCCGGCCCTCGGGTGCCCCGGTGCACGGCAAAACCTCCAGAGTCACCCACGACAACACCGGACTTTTTGAGAACCTGCCCAGTCCCCTGCGGGTCACCCGTTACCACAGCCTGATCGTGCAAAACCTGCCAGAGGCTCTGGTCGGCAACGCGTGGTCCGAAGACGGTGCCCTGATGGGCTTGCAGCACCAGCAATACCCCACTTACGGGGTCCAATTCCACCCCGAGAGCGCCATGACCGACCGGGGCCACCAGTTGCTGGACAATTTCTTGAAGCTGGCCCGGGCGTTCAAGGGGCACAACTGA
- the pabB gene encoding aminodeoxychorismate synthase component I, with protein sequence MHNPWLLFEFKNRTGTVERLCFREPVKILCTRDLDQVRPMLKEVEDWTRQGFYAAGYLAYEAAKAFDPAMPEGHPCQMPLLWFGIFEFPSPAPDFPEDPENLQLHWRTSLSEENYQQNIALLKKWIHEGETYQANYTLRLHAPFQGHPFHYYQQLTRAQQGDYSAFLDLGRFQILSASPELFFHWDGKKIITRPMKGTVPRGRFLEEDEAQKQALKTSEKNRAENLMIVDLIRNDLSRIAIPGTVKVSKLFEVEKYRTLWTMTSTIQAETHPGTQLTELFEALFPCGSITGAPKINTMHLLSKLESTARQVYCGTIGYLTPEGEAIFNVPIRTVITDDELERAEYGVGGGITWDSDPSDEFQEVLTKSLLLTYQSPQFALQETLHLKDGQYPLIREHINTLIKSARFWGYPEDAQSMYEALYFASEQNPEGEWLVHLTLSPKGDLYTVMELYPTEPLDFVVADEPLAELLPLHFHTTTENAQDPLVLLYHDDGLMAQFNRGNLVAKLGEELYTPALEDRWITCPALQTLLKQEKVTEISMSLDWLAEHPEAEFFLAHFALLPVRFAWKS encoded by the coding sequence ATGCACAATCCGTGGCTGCTCTTTGAATTCAAAAACCGGACTGGAACTGTGGAGCGGCTGTGCTTCAGGGAACCCGTAAAAATCCTGTGCACCCGAGACCTGGATCAGGTGCGCCCCATGCTGAAAGAGGTCGAGGACTGGACCCGTCAGGGCTTTTATGCTGCGGGTTATCTGGCGTATGAGGCTGCAAAAGCTTTTGATCCCGCCATGCCAGAGGGCCACCCCTGCCAGATGCCTTTGCTGTGGTTTGGCATTTTTGAGTTCCCTTCTCCTGCTCCAGATTTTCCAGAGGATCCCGAGAACCTGCAACTGCACTGGCGCACCTCGCTCAGTGAGGAAAACTACCAGCAGAACATTGCCCTGCTCAAAAAATGGATCCATGAAGGGGAAACCTATCAGGCAAATTACACGCTTCGCCTGCATGCACCGTTTCAGGGGCATCCGTTTCATTACTATCAGCAACTGACCCGTGCCCAGCAGGGGGATTACAGTGCTTTTCTGGACCTCGGGCGCTTTCAGATCCTGAGTGCGTCTCCAGAGTTGTTCTTTCACTGGGATGGCAAAAAAATCATCACCCGTCCCATGAAGGGCACCGTTCCCAGAGGCCGTTTTCTGGAAGAGGACGAAGCCCAGAAACAGGCCCTGAAAACCAGTGAGAAAAACCGCGCAGAGAACCTGATGATTGTGGACCTGATCCGCAATGACCTGAGCCGCATTGCCATTCCGGGCACCGTCAAAGTCTCCAAACTCTTTGAGGTGGAGAAGTACCGCACCCTCTGGACCATGACCTCGACGATTCAGGCCGAAACCCATCCGGGCACCCAACTGACCGAGCTTTTCGAGGCCCTGTTTCCATGTGGGTCCATCACAGGCGCACCCAAAATCAACACCATGCACCTGCTCTCCAAACTGGAAAGCACCGCCAGACAGGTGTATTGCGGAACCATCGGCTACCTGACCCCCGAGGGAGAGGCCATCTTCAATGTGCCGATCCGCACGGTCATCACCGACGATGAGCTGGAACGGGCTGAATATGGGGTGGGTGGAGGCATCACCTGGGATTCGGACCCTTCGGATGAATTTCAGGAGGTCCTGACCAAGTCCCTGCTCTTGACCTACCAGAGCCCCCAGTTTGCCCTGCAAGAAACCCTCCACCTCAAAGATGGGCAGTATCCCCTGATTCGGGAACACATCAACACCCTGATCAAATCTGCCCGGTTCTGGGGCTACCCCGAGGATGCCCAGTCCATGTACGAAGCCCTGTACTTCGCTTCAGAGCAAAACCCCGAGGGGGAATGGCTGGTTCACCTGACCCTGAGTCCCAAAGGTGACCTTTACACCGTCATGGAGCTTTACCCCACAGAGCCTCTGGATTTTGTGGTAGCAGATGAACCCCTTGCAGAACTGTTGCCCCTGCACTTTCACACCACCACCGAAAACGCACAGGACCCTCTGGTGCTGCTGTACCACGATGATGGCCTGATGGCCCAGTTCAATCGGGGCAATCTGGTGGCCAAACTCGGAGAGGAACTGTATACCCCGGCTCTGGAAGACCGCTGGATCACCTGCCCTGCCCTGCAAACCCTGCTGAAACAGGAAAAAGTCACCGAAATCTCCATGAGCCTTGACTGGCTTGCCGAGCACCCCGAGGCCGAATTCTTCCTTGCCCACTTTGCCCTGCTCCCTGTGAGGTTTGCATGGAAGTCCTGA
- a CDS encoding response regulator, with the protein MDEKIRILLVDDHPVVRKGTRDLLESHDDLMVIGEAGDGQEAIDQAMKLTPNVILMDVSMPGMNGIEATKRIKSLAPTISVLVLTSYDDDAYVFALLEAGAAGYLLKNAREDELIQAVRAVASGESVLHPSVAKKVLGRFAANPSAPTPAPSNDVEALSPRELEVLRIAATGSTNKEIARDLEISPRTVQVHLANIFSKLGVGSRTEAVLYAIKQGWIDPSALD; encoded by the coding sequence ATGGACGAGAAAATCCGCATTCTTCTGGTCGATGACCACCCGGTGGTGCGCAAAGGCACCCGAGACCTGCTGGAAAGCCACGATGACCTGATGGTGATCGGTGAGGCTGGAGACGGTCAGGAAGCCATCGATCAGGCCATGAAACTGACGCCCAATGTGATCCTGATGGACGTATCGATGCCCGGCATGAACGGGATTGAGGCCACCAAACGCATCAAATCCCTGGCCCCCACCATCAGTGTGCTGGTCTTGACCAGCTACGATGACGATGCTTACGTGTTTGCCCTGCTGGAAGCCGGTGCTGCAGGTTACCTCCTGAAAAATGCCCGAGAGGACGAACTGATTCAGGCGGTGCGTGCTGTGGCCTCGGGTGAGAGCGTGCTGCACCCCAGTGTGGCCAAGAAAGTCCTGGGCCGTTTTGCTGCCAATCCCAGTGCACCCACCCCTGCCCCTTCCAATGATGTGGAGGCCCTGTCTCCCCGTGAACTGGAAGTGCTGCGCATTGCCGCCACCGGGAGCACCAACAAAGAAATTGCCCGCGATCTGGAAATCAGCCCCAGAACCGTGCAGGTGCACCTTGCCAACATTTTCTCCAAGCTGGGTGTGGGAAGCCGCACCGAGGCGGTGCTGTACGCCATCAAACAGGGCTGGATTGATCCTTCGGCTCTGGACTGA
- a CDS encoding GAF domain-containing protein — protein MIETRILSELQRVSQASNSQEALRTLLAFALDLTRAHGGQVYQLHDAGGLRLLCSQGMGFALSALMEEVQQAIELDQIQEKEHSLLIPIKTHKQCYLLELIGANAVRTPELLELLPVIGVLLEGILARDESASQTRETQAIAELTRRLGGSLDLREVLRVIVEVAPRGLGLERAFLGLYQALGESSAETGRIFSYGFEGFFGDEETISLSPDTFKSLVVRSEPIVLPADSGHEELRQRLHRFGMQSCIILPLQARGKHLGVLYMDTTRERQRLTPDDVMLAKTFAEQASIAIDNARLYAEESRKRRVSESLRKVALALSSTLNLGEVLQIILQHAQGIFKAKACSIFQLSRDKKTLSIRSALGLETEFMLRIRARYGEGVVGRAVAENKPQIMPDAIENYHQNPLGWRNSYSAQLMEAGRYPFRGLIGAPLAARGVVFGGLCLYFEHAIQYDEEDLYVLEVFAGQAALAIENARLYEEEVRRERQAGILLQIARAFLNVTEWDWNQVCTDLSNVIGADRSAIVLLTSDYQIESCYTSEIDPEQALLPVAEFADLFERSTAMRLPVGQGLAGAKNAICAPLYAQERLIGYVYADMTRAYSDFPEDEIHFLTAVADQLSLVLSNQRLFNALKRQEAQYRLLAEAAQDLIIATDKEGNITYANPSTFKVLGYSERELIGRNYRSLLIHDGVSLNEVWNTGFSTVYQVHAYCKNGDTAYLEMNLNPLTRSGNTIGYLAVARDLSEQHRLAAEITKRGQALELSQERQMELRTYLSLFTQAQEEERRRIARELHDDTAQVLVAITRRIDRLSKELDGTPLKARAEDIRSDLETAINSVRRFARNLRPSILDDLGLLPALEWLASNAQTSTRLEVQGQERRLNSEVELTLFRVVQEALTNIDKHARANCAAIRVNYQGEDIMVHVIDDGKGFEVQNLLELAHQGHLGLLGLRERVELSGGTLEIQSSPGEGTELVFTFKS, from the coding sequence ATGATCGAGACCCGCATCCTCTCAGAACTGCAACGTGTGAGCCAGGCCTCCAACTCCCAGGAGGCCCTGCGGACGCTCTTGGCGTTTGCACTGGACTTGACCCGGGCCCACGGAGGGCAGGTGTACCAGCTTCATGATGCTGGAGGCCTGCGCCTGTTGTGTTCTCAGGGGATGGGGTTTGCCCTGAGTGCCTTGATGGAAGAGGTCCAGCAGGCCATCGAACTGGACCAGATTCAGGAGAAAGAGCACTCCCTGCTGATTCCGATCAAAACCCACAAGCAGTGTTACCTGCTGGAATTGATCGGGGCAAATGCGGTGCGCACCCCAGAGCTTCTGGAACTTTTGCCTGTGATCGGGGTGCTCTTGGAAGGCATTCTGGCTCGGGATGAAAGTGCTTCCCAGACCCGCGAAACGCAGGCCATTGCAGAATTGACCCGTCGGCTCGGGGGCAGCTTGGACCTGCGTGAAGTGCTCCGGGTGATCGTCGAGGTGGCCCCCAGAGGTCTGGGTCTGGAACGGGCTTTTCTGGGTTTGTATCAGGCCCTCGGAGAGAGCAGTGCAGAAACCGGGCGGATTTTCTCTTACGGTTTCGAGGGTTTTTTTGGCGATGAGGAAACCATCAGCCTGTCTCCCGACACCTTCAAATCTCTGGTGGTGCGCTCTGAGCCGATTGTGCTGCCTGCGGACTCCGGTCATGAAGAGTTGCGCCAGAGGCTGCACCGTTTTGGCATGCAGTCCTGCATCATTTTGCCGTTGCAGGCCCGTGGGAAGCACCTTGGAGTGCTTTACATGGACACCACACGCGAACGCCAGAGGCTGACCCCCGACGATGTGATGCTGGCCAAAACCTTTGCAGAGCAGGCCTCCATTGCCATCGACAATGCCCGCCTGTATGCAGAGGAATCCCGCAAAAGGCGCGTTTCAGAGTCCCTCAGGAAGGTGGCTCTGGCCCTGTCCAGCACCCTGAATCTGGGTGAGGTGCTGCAAATCATCTTGCAGCATGCGCAGGGCATTTTCAAAGCCAAAGCCTGTTCGATTTTTCAGCTGTCCAGAGACAAGAAGACCCTGTCGATCCGCAGTGCTCTGGGTCTGGAAACCGAGTTCATGCTGCGCATCCGGGCCAGATACGGCGAGGGTGTGGTGGGCCGTGCAGTTGCCGAAAACAAACCCCAGATCATGCCGGATGCCATCGAGAATTACCACCAGAACCCTCTGGGGTGGCGCAACAGTTACAGTGCACAACTCATGGAAGCCGGACGGTATCCCTTCCGGGGCCTGATCGGTGCCCCTCTGGCTGCCCGAGGGGTGGTTTTCGGGGGGCTGTGCCTGTACTTTGAGCACGCCATCCAGTACGACGAGGAAGACCTGTATGTTTTAGAGGTGTTCGCTGGGCAAGCGGCTCTGGCCATCGAGAACGCCCGCCTTTATGAAGAAGAGGTGCGTCGTGAACGGCAGGCCGGGATCCTCTTGCAGATTGCCCGTGCCTTCCTGAACGTCACCGAATGGGACTGGAATCAGGTGTGCACAGACCTTTCCAATGTGATCGGGGCAGACCGCAGTGCCATTGTGCTCCTGACCAGCGATTACCAGATCGAGTCCTGTTACACCAGCGAAATCGATCCAGAGCAGGCCCTGTTGCCTGTCGCGGAATTTGCAGACCTCTTTGAGCGCTCCACAGCCATGCGTTTGCCGGTTGGGCAGGGCTTGGCCGGAGCCAAAAACGCCATTTGTGCCCCCCTGTACGCACAGGAACGCCTGATCGGTTACGTCTATGCCGACATGACCCGCGCATACAGCGACTTCCCTGAGGATGAGATCCACTTCCTGACTGCAGTGGCAGACCAGTTGTCTCTGGTGCTCTCCAACCAGAGGTTGTTCAACGCCCTCAAGCGTCAAGAGGCCCAGTACCGTTTGCTCGCCGAGGCCGCGCAGGACCTGATCATCGCCACCGACAAAGAGGGCAACATCACCTATGCCAACCCGTCCACCTTCAAGGTGCTCGGGTATTCAGAAAGGGAACTGATTGGACGGAATTACCGCAGCCTGCTGATCCACGATGGGGTTTCCCTCAATGAGGTGTGGAACACCGGATTCAGCACGGTCTATCAGGTGCATGCCTATTGCAAAAACGGGGACACCGCTTACCTTGAAATGAACCTCAATCCCCTGACCCGCAGTGGAAACACCATCGGGTACCTTGCGGTGGCCCGCGACCTCAGCGAACAACACCGTCTGGCAGCAGAGATCACCAAACGGGGTCAGGCTCTGGAGCTCAGTCAGGAGCGCCAGATGGAACTGCGAACCTACCTTTCCCTGTTCACGCAAGCGCAGGAAGAGGAACGCCGCCGCATCGCCCGGGAACTGCACGACGACACTGCACAGGTGCTGGTGGCCATCACCCGCAGAATTGACCGCCTCAGCAAAGAACTGGATGGCACCCCCCTGAAAGCCAGAGCGGAAGACATCCGCAGCGATCTGGAAACCGCCATCAACAGCGTCCGGCGTTTTGCACGCAACCTGCGGCCCAGCATCCTCGATGATCTGGGGCTCTTGCCTGCTCTGGAGTGGCTCGCCAGCAACGCGCAGACCTCCACCCGCCTGGAGGTGCAAGGTCAGGAACGTCGCCTGAATTCAGAGGTGGAACTCACCCTGTTCCGGGTGGTGCAAGAAGCCCTCACCAACATCGACAAGCACGCCCGAGCCAACTGTGCAGCCATCCGGGTCAATTACCAGGGTGAAGACATCATGGTGCATGTCATCGACGATGGAAAAGGCTTCGAGGTGCAAAACCTGCTGGAACTGGCCCATCAGGGGCACCTCGGGTTGTTGGGTTTGCGAGAAAGGGTGGAGCTCTCTGGGGGCACTCTGGAAATCCAGTCCAGTCCCGGTGAGGGAACCGAACTGGTGTTCACTTTCAAAAGCTGA
- a CDS encoding DUF2269 family protein encodes MKILVLIHVLSAIIGVGPTYFGLSLLNAGNTPKDLQSILKLGKRLEMFPKIGGTLAVLSGLALILLANYGPFTQIWLLGSLVLYILIQAIVIGFVAPKTGLLANWVFDPQNASASTLPDEQQGLLKNIRLGHVLAAALGTVLFALMVLKPH; translated from the coding sequence ATGAAAATTCTTGTTTTGATCCATGTGCTTTCCGCGATCATCGGGGTGGGGCCCACGTATTTTGGCCTGAGCCTCTTGAACGCAGGGAACACCCCAAAAGACCTGCAAAGCATCCTGAAGTTGGGCAAAAGGCTGGAGATGTTTCCCAAAATCGGAGGAACTCTGGCTGTCTTGAGCGGCCTTGCCCTGATTTTGCTGGCCAACTACGGCCCGTTCACCCAGATCTGGTTGCTGGGATCTCTGGTGCTGTACATCCTGATTCAGGCCATTGTGATCGGATTTGTGGCCCCAAAAACAGGTCTGCTGGCCAACTGGGTGTTCGATCCCCAAAATGCCAGTGCCAGCACTTTGCCCGATGAGCAGCAGGGCCTCTTGAAAAACATCCGTCTGGGCCATGTTCTGGCTGCTGCTCTGGGAACCGTTTTGTTTGCCTTGATGGTCTTGAAACCCCATTGA